In the Populus trichocarpa isolate Nisqually-1 chromosome 1, P.trichocarpa_v4.1, whole genome shotgun sequence genome, one interval contains:
- the LOC18095798 gene encoding uncharacterized protein LOC18095798 isoform X10 — MRQFKLSNALAKKTETLRKLEENSRKFPKVSHKAPLQEIKFLPSKEFMLSKSSEEAFEQIMKALKDDNVNMIGLYGMGGVGKTTLVNEVGRRAKELQLFDEVLMATLSQNPNVTGIQDQMADSLGLKFDENSEGGRAGRLWQRLQGKKMLIVLDDVWKDIDFQEIGIPFGDDHRGCKILLTTRLQDICSYMECQPQVFLNILTENEAWALFKIHAGLRDEDSDLNRVAKDVARECQGLPIALVAVGKALKDKSEHEWEVASEELKKSQSRHVENFDDRRNAYACLKLSYDYLKHEKTKLCFLLCCLFPEDYNIPIEELTRCAVGYGYQDVKSIEGARKRVYMEIENLKACCMLLGTETEEYVKMHDLVRDVAIQIASSEKYGFMVEAGFGLKEWPMRNKSFEGCKVISLMGNKLTDLPEGLVCPQLKVLLLELDRGLNVPERFFEGMKAIEVLSLKGGCLSLQSLQFSTNLQSLLLRWCECKDLIWLRKLQRLEILGFIWCGSVEELPNEIGELKELRLLDVTGCGLLRRIPVNLIGRLKKLEELLIGATSFNRWDVVGCDSAEGMNASLTELSSLSHLAVLSLKIPKVECIPRDFVFPRLLKYDIVLGDGYSEGVYPTKLYLGNISTASLNAKTFEQLFPTVSLIDFRNIEGLENIVESQKDFFQRLEHVEVTGCGDIRTLFPAKWRQALKKLRSVEIKRCDSLEEVFELDEEKELLSSLTTLRLSDLPELKCIWKGPTRHVSLHSLVHLKLLCLDKLTFIFTPSLAQSLIHMETLEIGFCRGLKRLIREKDDEGEIIPESLGFPKLKKLYIFVCDKLEYVFPVSVSPSLQNLEEMKIVFADNLKQVFYSGEGDDIIVKSKIKDGIIDFPQLRKLSLSKCSFFGPKDFAAQLPSLQELTIYGHEEGGNLLAQLRGFTSLETLTLSYVLVPDLRCIWKDLMPSHLTSLTVYSCKRLTRVFTHSMIASLVQLQVLEISNCEELEQIIAKDNDDENDQILSGSDLQSSCFPNLWRLEIRGCNKLKSLFPVAMASGLKKLRILRVRKSSQLLGVFGQDDHASPANIEKEMVLPDLQELLLVQLPSISSFSLGCSNFLFPHLKKLEVDGCPKLTTKSATTSNDSMSAQSKAFMNLKEISIGNLEGVQDLMQVGRLVTNRRGGHELSLVSLETLCLNLLPDLRCIWKGLVPSNLTTLKVKECKRLTHVFTDSMIASLIQLQVLEISNCEELEQIIAKDNDDENDQILSGSDLQSSCFPNLWRLEIRGCNKLKSLFPVAMASGLKKLRILRVRKSSQLLGVFGQDDHASPANIEKEMVLPDLQELLLVQLPSISSLSLGCSNFLFPHLKKLEVDGCPKLTTKSATTSNDSMIAQSKAFMNLKEISIGNLEGVQDLMQVGRLVTNRRGGHELSLVSLKTLCLNLLPDLRCIWKGLVPSNLTTLKVKKCDRLIHVFTINIIASLVQLQVLKISNCEELEQIIAKDNDDENDQILSGSDLQSSCFPNLWRLEIRGCNKLKSLFPVAMASGLKKLRILRVRKSSQLLGVFGQDDHASPVNVEKEMVLPDLQELLLVQLPSIVYFSHGCYDFIFPRLWRLEVRQCPKLTTIFGTTANGSMSAQSEVSQVAEGSSTGCSVPTSTARSWTRRNGWKEEKEEEDGVR; from the exons GTCACAGGCATCCAGGATCAAATGGCAGATAGTTTAGGTCTGAAATTTGACGAGAACAGTGAAGGAGGGAGAGCAGGTCGGTTATGGCAGAGACTGCAGGGAAAGAAGATGCTTATAGTCCTGGATGATGTTTGGAAAGATATTGACTTCCAAGAGATAGGGATCCCATTTGGTGATGATCACAGGGGTTGTAAAATTCTTCTAACAACACGTCTTCAAGACATATGTTCTTATATGGAGTGCCAGCCACAAGTGTTCTTAAATATCTTAACAGAAAATGAAGCATGGGCTTTATTCAAAATCCATGCAGGTTTACGTGATGAGGACTCTGACTTGAACAGAGTGGCAAAGGACGTTGCGAGAGAATGCCAAGGCTTGCCTATAGCACTTGTGGCAGTGGGAAAGGCTCTAAAAGATAAATCTGAACATGAGTGGGAAGTAGCATCTGAAGAGCTCAAAAAATCTCAATCTCGGCACGTGGAAAATTTTGATGACCGAAGAAATGCATATGCATGTCTTAAATTGAGCTATGATTATTTGAAGCACGAGAAAACCAAGTTATGTTTCTTGCTATGCTGTTTATTTCCAGAAGATTACAACATTCCAATCGAGGAGTTGACGAGATGTGCAGTTGGCTACGGGTATCAAGATGTGAAGTCCATTGAAGGTGCAAGGAAACGAGTTTATATGGAAATCGAAAACCTCAAAGCTTGTTGTATGCTGTTAGGAACTGAAACTGAAGAATATGTGAAAATGCATGACTTGGTTCGTGATGTTGCTATTCAGATAGCATCATCAGAAAAATACGGATTCATGGTAGAGGCTGGCTTTGGGTTGAAGGAGTGGCCAATGAGGAATAAAAGCTTTGAAGGTTGTAAAGTAATCTCGTTAATGGGCAATAAACTAACAGATCTTCCTGAAGGATTGGTGTGTCCACAGCTCAAAGTTCTATTATTAGAACTGGATCGTGGTTTGAATGTTCCAGAGAGGTTTTTTGAAGGGATGAAAGCAATAGAAGTTTTGTCTCTAAAAGGAGGGTGTTTGTCATTGCAATCACTTCAATTCTCAACGAACCTTCAGTCGTTGCTGTTGAGATGGTGTGAATGCAAGGACCTCATTTGGTTGAGAAAGCTGCAAAGACTTGAGATTCTTGGTTTCATTTGGTGCGGCTCCGTTGAAGAATTACCTAATGAAATTGGGGAGCTCAAGGAGTTAAGGTTGTTGGATGTGACAGGTTGTGGATTGCTAAGAAGGATTCCTGTGAATTTGATTGGAAGGTTGAAGAAGTTAGAAGAGCTGTTGATCGGGGCTACGAGCTTCAACAGATGGGATGTTGTTGGATGTGACAGCGCAGAAGGAATGAATGCAAGCCTAACAGAACTAAGTTCGCTGTCTCATTTAGCTGTATTATCATTGAAGATACCGAAGGTTGAATGCATTCccagagattttgtttttcccagGTTGCTCAAATATGATATAGTGTTAGGGGATGGGTATTCGGAAGGAGTATACccaacaaaattatatttgggtAATATCAGCACCGCATCCTTAAATgcaaagacatttgagcaaTTGTTTCCTACTGTGTCTCTAATTGATTTTAGAAACATTGAGGGTTTAGAAAATATAGTAGAGTCGCAAAAGGACTTCTTTCAAAGATTAGAACATGTAGAAGTGACAGGATGTGGGGATATTCGCACTCTGTTTCCAGCAAAATGGCGGCAAGCTTTGAAAAAACTAAGGAGCGTGGAAATTAAAAGATGCGATTCATTGGAAGAAGTATTTGAATTGGATGAGGAGAAAGAGCTGCTGTCATCTTTAACAACGTTACGGTTGTCAGATTTACCTGAGCTCAAATGTATATGGAAGGGGCCCACCAGACATGTCAGCCTCCACAGTCTTGTTCATCTGAAGTTGTTGTGTCTTGACAAACTGACATTTATATTCACACCGTCCCTTGCTCAAAGTCTTATTCATATGGAAACACTTGAGATAGGATTTTGCCGTGGATTGAAGCGTCTTATCAGAGAGAAGGATGACGAAGGGGAAATAATTCCAGAGTCTCTTGGCttcccaaaattaaaaaaactctatatATTTGTTTGTGATAAACTGGAATATGTTTTCCCTGTCTCCGTGTCTCCAAGTCTTCAGAACCTGGAAGAGATGAAGATTGTTTTTGCTGACAATTTAAAGCAAGTATTTTACAGTGGAGAAGGAGATGACATCATCGTCAAGTCTAAAATTAAAGATGGCATCATCGACTTCCCTCAGCTAAGAAAATTGTCTCTTTCAAAGTGCAGCTTTTTTGGTCCAAAGGATTTTGCTGCCCAATTGCCTTCTTTGCAAGAGTTAACCATTTATGGCCACGAAGAAGGGGGTAATTTGTTGGCACAGCTTCGA GGGTTTACAAGTTTGGAAACATTAACTTTGTCCTACGTGCTTGTGCCTGACTTGAGGTGTATATGGAAGGACCTCATGCCGAGCCATTTGACTTCTTTGACGGTGTATAGCTGTAAGAGACTGACACGTGTATTCACACATAGCATGATTGCTAGTCTTGTTCAActgcaagttctagagatatcAAATTGTGAGGAATTGGAGCAAATCATTGCTAaggataatgatgatgaaaatgatcAGATATTGTCAGGAAGTGATCTCCAATCTTCATGCTTCCCTAATCTGTGGCGACTTGAGATCAGAGGATGCAACAAGTTGAAGAGTCTCTTCCCAGTAGCCATGGCTTCAGGTCTCAAAAAGCTCCGAATACTTAGAGTAAGAAAATCCTCTCAATTATTGGGAGTATTTGGACAGGATGATCATGCTTCACCTGCCAATATTGAGAAGGAGATGGTGCTCCCTGATCTGCAGGAGTTGTTGCTTGTACAATTACCAAGTATTTCCTCCTTTAGTCTCGGATGTTCTAATTTCTTGTTCCCTCATTTGAAGAAGTTGGAGGTGGATGGATGCCCGAAGCTGACCACAAAATCTGCTACTACATCAAATGACTCAATGAGTGCTCAATCAAAG GCGTttatgaatttgaaagaaatatctATTGGAAACTTGGAAGGAGTACAAGATTTAATGCAAGTTGGACGTTTGGTAACTAATAGAAGAGGTGGGCATGAACTTTCACTCGTGAGTTTGGAAACATTATGCTTGAACTTATTGCCAGACTTGAGGTGTATATGGAAGGGTCTCGTTCCGAGCAATTTGACTACTTTGAAGGTGAAAGAGTGCAAGAGACTGACACATGTATTCACAGACAGCATGATTGCTAGTCTAATTCAACTTCAAGTTCTAGAGATATCAAATTGTGAGGAATTGGAGCAAATCATTGCTAaggataatgatgatgaaaatgatcAGATATTGTCAGGAAGTGATCTCCAATCTTCATGCTTCCCTAATCTGTGGCGACTTGAGATCAGAGGATGCAACAAGTTGAAGAGTCTCTTCCCAGTAGCCATGGCTTCAGGTCTCAAAAAGCTCCGAATACTTAGAGTAAGAAAATCCTCTCAATTATTGGGAGTATTTGGACAGGATGATCATGCTTCACCTGCCAATATTGAGAAGGAGATGGTGCTCCCTGATCTGCAGGAGTTGTTGCTTGTACAATTACCAAGTATTTCCTCCTTAAGTCTCGGATGTTCTAATTTCTTGTTCCCTCATTTGAAGAAGTTGGAGGTGGATGGATGCCCGAAGCTGACCACAAAATCTGCTACTACATCAAATGACTCAATGATTGCTCAATCAAAG GCGTttatgaatttgaaagaaatatctATTGGAAACTTGGAAGGAGTACAAGATTTAATGCAAGTTGGACGTTTGGTAACTAATAGAAGAGGTGGGCATGAACTTTCACTCGTGAGTTTGAAAACATTATGCTTGAACTTATTGCCAGACTTGAGGTGTATTTGGAAGGGTCTCGTGCCGAGCAATTTGACTACTTTGAAGGTGAAAAAGTGTGACAGACTGATACATGTATTCACAATCAACATCATTGCTAGTCTAGTCCAACTTCAAGTTCTAAAGATATCAAATTGTGAGGAATTGGAGCAAATCATTGCTAAGGATAATGACGATGAAAATGATCAGATATTGTCAGGAAGTGATCTCCAATCTTCATGCTTCCCTAATCTGTGGCGACTTGAGATCAGAGGATGCAACAAGTTGAAGAGTCTCTTCCCAGTAGCCATGGCTTCAGGTCTCAAAAAGCTCCGAATACTTAGAGTAAGAAAATCCTCTCAATTATTGGGAGTATTTGGACAGGATGATCATGCTTCACCTGTCAATGTTGAGAAGGAGATGGTGCTCCCTGATCTGCAGGAGTTGTTGCTTGTACAATTACCAAGCATTGTCTACTTCAGTCATGGATGTTATGATTTCATATTCCCTCGTTTGTGGAGGTTGGAGGTGCGTCAATGTCCAAAGCTAACCACAATATTTGGTACTACAGCAAATGGTTCAATGAGTGCTCAATCAGAG GTATCTCAAGTAGCTGAGGGTTCCAGCACTGGTTGCTCCGTGCCAACCAGCACTGCTAGAAGTTGGACCCGAAGAAATGGGTGGAAAGAGGAAAAAGAGGAAGAGGATGGAGTCAGATGA